In one Pseudomonas fitomaticsae genomic region, the following are encoded:
- the traJ gene encoding conjugal transfer transcriptional regulator TraJ: protein MSSNKRQEYTRKHGKHLRVPVLPSEEQIIKENAANVSLTVAEYLRRLSLGDVVKSTLDSKYVLQLVKVNADQGRLGGLLKLWLTDDPKMAICGKAWTPGVVRALLKRIEANQEEMLRLVQALKF from the coding sequence GTGAGCTCCAATAAACGGCAGGAATATACCCGAAAACACGGAAAGCACCTTCGCGTACCGGTCTTACCGAGCGAGGAACAAATAATCAAAGAGAATGCAGCCAATGTGAGCCTGACAGTGGCAGAATATTTACGGCGACTGAGCCTGGGTGATGTGGTCAAAAGTACGCTCGACTCCAAATACGTATTGCAACTCGTAAAGGTAAACGCCGATCAGGGCCGACTTGGTGGGCTACTAAAACTGTGGCTAACCGATGACCCCAAGATGGCCATCTGTGGCAAGGCTTGGACGCCGGGTGTAGTGCGAGCTCTTCTAAAGCGAATCGAGGCCAACCAAGAAGAAATGCTCCGACTGGTCCAGGCGCTGAAATTTTAG
- a CDS encoding helix-turn-helix domain-containing protein, which translates to MSITLIVERQDRPRGFTIIPNHILNDQRLSLKAKGLISGLLSLKSDYDRLSVEHLAKIYKTGTTLIRSGVQELKDAGYLEIEQKYDTRGYYAGYEWRLSDHPKPSVMSEISTESPYVENPHSDQPPSDHQKPTKTYKTKKLINQNTTTTPQPVSGVAVQDLRLTAPMLAETSDQVFKALEQVAPADRQRMLDELSAAIKSGTIKTTPIRWFHGVLKRYREGTFNFRPVAPQAVLEAAPSIPASKARNSPPSVKASERSGVGLEYLGKLKRATRSSNSPPPCGLTDEGPLLDYDK; encoded by the coding sequence ATGTCTATAACTTTGATTGTGGAAAGACAAGATCGGCCAAGAGGCTTCACAATAATACCAAATCACATACTCAACGACCAAAGACTTAGCCTGAAAGCAAAGGGACTAATCTCAGGACTACTTTCGCTAAAATCTGATTATGATCGTCTCAGCGTTGAGCACTTGGCTAAAATTTATAAGACAGGGACCACTTTAATTCGATCTGGAGTGCAGGAGCTGAAGGATGCAGGATACTTAGAGATCGAACAGAAATATGATACCCGTGGCTATTACGCAGGGTATGAATGGCGGCTAAGTGACCATCCAAAGCCATCAGTAATGTCTGAAATCAGTACGGAAAGCCCGTATGTGGAAAACCCGCATTCGGATCAGCCACCTTCGGATCACCAGAAGCCTACAAAGACTTACAAAACAAAAAAACTAATAAATCAAAATACTACTACAACTCCTCAGCCCGTCTCGGGGGTTGCCGTGCAGGACCTGCGGCTAACGGCTCCGATGCTGGCGGAAACCAGCGACCAGGTTTTCAAAGCACTGGAGCAGGTAGCGCCTGCCGATCGACAACGTATGCTCGACGAGCTATCTGCGGCGATCAAATCTGGAACGATCAAGACGACTCCCATCCGCTGGTTCCATGGTGTACTCAAGCGATACCGGGAAGGGACCTTCAATTTTAGGCCAGTGGCGCCACAAGCTGTTCTGGAGGCAGCCCCATCCATACCAGCTAGTAAGGCGCGCAACAGCCCCCCAAGTGTCAAGGCAAGCGAGCGTTCCGGCGTAGGCTTGGAGTATCTAGGTAAGTTAAAGAGAGCTACACGAAGCTCAAACTCGCCACCCCCGTGCGGCTTGACAGATGAGGGACCTCTTTTGGATTACGACAAATAA
- a CDS encoding helix-turn-helix domain-containing protein, whose protein sequence is MTTEESIRAFFSGAPLLSIDQLAELLHRSKDGLRISLSGDNEVSRKFLPCKVKIGRRIYFRTADVAKAIDQG, encoded by the coding sequence ATGACGACCGAAGAATCAATACGTGCTTTTTTCTCGGGAGCACCGCTCCTGTCGATAGACCAGTTAGCAGAGTTACTTCATCGAAGTAAGGACGGCCTACGAATTAGCTTGAGCGGTGACAATGAAGTTTCAAGAAAATTCTTACCTTGCAAGGTAAAGATTGGACGAAGGATTTACTTTCGCACTGCCGATGTAGCCAAAGCCATAGATCAGGGCTAG
- a CDS encoding site-specific integrase, with the protein MATLVKTPSGTWKALIRKTGWPTVAKTFRTKRDAEDWSRRTEDEMVRGVYIQRSGSERMTLEAALKRYLSDITPTKKPTTQRGETSKAKKLTEHLGKYSLAALSAETIASYRDKRLNEKGRAGTTSNNTVRLELALLSHLFTVAIQEWGLGLTFNPVLNIRKPSPGEGRNRRLSPDEERRLLAAVNKHSNPMLGWIVGIALETGMRSTEISSLRRPQVDLERRIVKLVDTKNDAQRTVPLSKRATAIFQSAMENPARPSDCSLVFFGEPGKDAKRRPYAFTKVWGLLVKKLELPDFRFHDLRHEAVSRLVEGGLSDQEVSSISGHKSMQMLKRYTHLRSEDLVAKLDNISNKKQKTLAKQKDKV; encoded by the coding sequence ATGGCAACACTCGTTAAGACCCCTTCTGGTACCTGGAAGGCGTTAATCCGTAAAACCGGATGGCCAACAGTAGCGAAAACCTTCCGCACCAAGCGTGATGCCGAGGACTGGTCACGACGTACAGAAGACGAAATGGTCAGGGGTGTTTATATCCAGCGCAGCGGGTCCGAGCGTATGACGCTGGAAGCAGCCCTCAAGCGCTACTTGAGCGACATTACCCCCACCAAGAAGCCCACCACCCAGCGCGGCGAAACGTCGAAAGCAAAGAAGCTCACAGAACACCTGGGCAAATATTCACTAGCGGCCCTTTCCGCTGAAACTATCGCGAGCTACCGCGACAAACGCCTAAACGAAAAAGGGCGTGCCGGCACTACCAGCAATAACACCGTACGCCTAGAGCTCGCTCTGCTGAGCCACCTATTCACGGTCGCAATTCAAGAATGGGGGCTGGGCCTCACATTCAACCCGGTCCTAAACATCCGCAAACCTAGTCCAGGGGAAGGCCGCAATCGTCGGTTATCACCTGACGAGGAGCGCCGTTTACTGGCCGCAGTGAACAAGCACAGCAACCCCATGCTTGGCTGGATCGTTGGTATTGCTCTGGAGACGGGTATGCGGTCTACAGAGATCAGTTCGCTACGCAGACCCCAGGTCGATCTAGAGCGTCGCATCGTGAAGCTTGTGGATACCAAGAACGACGCACAACGTACTGTGCCTTTGAGCAAACGGGCGACAGCGATTTTCCAATCGGCTATGGAAAATCCTGCTCGGCCAAGTGACTGCAGCCTGGTGTTTTTCGGTGAGCCCGGCAAGGATGCAAAGCGTCGACCTTATGCCTTTACCAAGGTGTGGGGATTGCTCGTTAAAAAGCTTGAGTTGCCGGATTTCAGATTCCACGACCTAAGACACGAGGCGGTGAGCCGCCTCGTTGAAGGCGGCCTTTCTGACCAAGAGGTATCCAGCATCAGCGGCCACAAATCAATGCAGATGCTGAAGCGATACACGCACCTACGGTCAGAAGACCTGGTAGCAAAGTTGGACAACATCTCCAACAAAAAACAAAAAACTTTAGCTAAACAAAAAGATAAAGTTTAG
- a CDS encoding Lrp/AsnC family transcriptional regulator, with protein sequence MPDIRPPVLDEIDRQLIAALQINARESVAMLARQLGIARTTVTSRLARLEKAKVITGYGVRLGQRVVDGGLQAYVGIKVQPRSGKEVLRRLSAMAQVQQLCAVSGEFDYVAWLRTDSPEQLDQLLDQIGSVDGVEKTTTSIILSSKIDRGHPV encoded by the coding sequence TTGCCCGACATCCGCCCACCCGTGCTCGATGAAATCGACCGCCAGCTGATCGCTGCCCTGCAAATCAATGCCCGCGAGAGCGTGGCGATGCTGGCCCGACAATTGGGGATTGCTCGCACGACCGTGACTTCGCGACTGGCGCGGCTGGAAAAGGCCAAGGTCATCACCGGTTATGGTGTGCGCCTCGGCCAACGCGTGGTGGATGGTGGTTTGCAGGCGTATGTCGGGATCAAGGTGCAGCCGCGCTCTGGTAAAGAAGTGTTGCGGCGGTTGAGCGCAATGGCTCAGGTGCAGCAATTGTGCGCGGTGAGTGGCGAATTTGATTACGTAGCGTGGTTGCGAACCGATTCACCGGAGCAGCTTGATCAGCTTCTGGATCAGATCGGCAGCGTAGACGGTGTAGAGAAAACCACGACCTCGATCATCCTCAGCAGCAAGATTGATCGCGGGCATCCAGTCTGA
- a CDS encoding type II toxin-antitoxin system RnlA family toxin, which yields MASKNPYQDLHLNMTKVEGCLLTAGATEIVFDDQNARELKFSFLFENERTMLKFFPKIGGLYTIGKSAGLTAHFDIFADAVKKECCISNQIRLEFTTKLEDGQLASLFRFLESEKVNIEELNEEAHCKVFSLTGELGDKIRVKKFNNKSVQFQGRYLSTAILINDFLCNVLSIQDLLTKQIETFNIPVTKEQVSAELLDRIPVSHDSIHEQIRKQLACSLALSKIEIELEDYSAISFPALRALEGYLFEVLSRNFKPENSSKMGEYFEKRPDGTYGLTALHVKVCGEVTATVAGECYTYWHAERHGTFHMSTVLAATRTISFENARSICNRVYELIETGCRRLSS from the coding sequence ATGGCCAGCAAGAACCCCTATCAAGACCTTCATTTGAACATGACGAAGGTCGAAGGGTGCCTGCTGACCGCTGGGGCCACAGAAATTGTATTTGATGACCAGAATGCACGCGAACTGAAATTCAGCTTCTTATTTGAAAATGAACGTACGATGCTAAAATTTTTTCCAAAGATTGGTGGGCTATATACCATTGGAAAATCTGCAGGCCTGACTGCCCATTTTGATATATTTGCTGATGCCGTCAAAAAGGAGTGCTGCATCAGCAATCAAATAAGACTTGAATTTACGACAAAACTGGAAGATGGGCAACTTGCGAGCCTGTTCAGATTTTTAGAATCCGAAAAAGTTAACATTGAAGAGCTGAACGAGGAAGCCCACTGCAAAGTTTTCTCTTTGACTGGCGAGCTCGGAGATAAAATTAGGGTTAAGAAATTCAACAACAAATCCGTCCAATTTCAGGGCCGATACTTAAGTACAGCGATTCTAATTAATGACTTTCTTTGTAATGTATTAAGCATTCAAGATCTGCTGACCAAACAGATCGAAACGTTCAATATACCTGTTACGAAAGAGCAAGTTAGTGCCGAGCTTCTAGATAGAATTCCAGTGTCCCACGACTCAATTCATGAGCAGATTAGAAAGCAATTGGCATGCTCCTTAGCCCTTAGCAAAATTGAGATTGAACTTGAGGATTACAGCGCTATCTCATTCCCGGCACTCCGCGCTCTGGAAGGCTACCTTTTTGAGGTCCTTTCAAGGAACTTCAAGCCGGAAAATTCCTCAAAGATGGGAGAGTACTTTGAAAAAAGGCCAGACGGAACGTATGGTTTGACGGCCTTGCACGTGAAGGTTTGCGGTGAGGTTACGGCAACGGTAGCTGGGGAGTGCTACACTTATTGGCACGCAGAGCGCCACGGGACGTTCCATATGAGCACTGTGCTCGCCGCCACCAGAACTATCTCATTCGAAAATGCTCGCAGTATTTGCAATAGAGTTTACGAGCTTATCGAAACCGGCTGCAGGAGACTTTCATCATGA
- a CDS encoding PBECR2 nuclease fold domain-containing protein: MKKPRTRAAFFRLSFGVLRSSQAQRSEDYRKVCRLFPKLCFHSVFGLAGLFSERVISGRRCPPRITFMLVNAAPLIKESSGQQTWIDLALPDLRTLARELRSAAIDEVKRADDAQGALRILLAHFGFIDEALLAVTFLTPIGNVAVMRDKLAHIVEKRADSRERYVRHAIDTLTGPFEIWRVLYDNGGYRMAFINAYEAKNDMLVVVDVRHGHVLWNFMHAPARAMNKHRQGEPLYKRYVLQDKQKGEPVGSPRIFES, translated from the coding sequence ATGAAAAAGCCGCGCACTCGCGCGGCTTTTTTTCGCCTGTCGTTTGGTGTTTTACGTTCTTCACAAGCGCAACGTTCGGAAGACTACCGCAAGGTCTGTAGGTTATTTCCCAAGCTGTGTTTTCACTCGGTTTTCGGCCTTGCTGGCCTTTTCTCCGAACGAGTAATCTCCGGGCGCCGCTGTCCGCCAAGGATTACTTTCATGCTCGTGAATGCTGCGCCACTGATAAAAGAATCTAGTGGCCAACAAACATGGATCGACTTAGCTTTGCCCGACCTGCGTACGCTGGCCAGGGAGCTTCGCTCAGCAGCAATTGATGAAGTGAAAAGGGCAGACGATGCGCAAGGAGCCCTCAGAATTCTCCTGGCTCACTTCGGATTCATCGATGAGGCGTTGCTCGCAGTCACCTTCCTCACCCCGATCGGAAACGTTGCGGTCATGAGGGACAAGCTCGCCCACATCGTCGAAAAACGCGCTGACTCACGAGAGCGCTACGTCCGGCATGCGATTGATACGCTGACGGGGCCGTTTGAAATATGGAGAGTGCTGTACGACAACGGCGGATACCGCATGGCCTTCATCAATGCCTACGAGGCAAAGAATGACATGCTCGTGGTGGTAGATGTCAGGCACGGACACGTCCTGTGGAACTTCATGCATGCCCCGGCTAGAGCGATGAACAAGCACCGCCAGGGCGAGCCTCTCTACAAGAGATACGTTCTTCAGGACAAACAAAAAGGGGAGCCTGTTGGCTCCCCTCGAATATTTGAATCCTGA
- a CDS encoding DEAD/DEAH box helicase, whose translation MFEADELSPCMDAEWFVSGYSELQRKILDERLGKPYLNSDQVLAKRNLLRFSQAVLASAPAWIDSKSGLERALCVAAGDIEAGFGIQSANTSDSVAQGRHFLKAALLYDMAGLPGASAKVARDSAFDNRVQDFFLRRRESFWGSLKDASASPSVQDEILIPEVEVPGDINRLVHTAIAEALFQQGENLQFGKEKSDQVHSVFRELSNQAGSYRLDLAGDDFIAISKVLDQRREYSSLAILEKYSGLDRSQINALGVPLEFWPVQKQAIEEGLLAENIISYGLAAPTGTGKTSLAKVLIASAIKSQPNKKVVYISPSRALVHQVSRDLADSLGRVGIKVRELGAHLTVHEQLSTSDESEVQVLVFTPERADLLLRVDQEFVKNIALVLVDEAHHIEQGSRGILLEFYLWRIRQLVSTDARVIQLSAVAPNISDLVSWLSVGENSSSVKVDWRTNRLRLGRFEFISGEGVLKFEGVEPTPLAVTECDDRLSRLARLAMNLSTSGIVLVLCTTVRLCEDLAERIFQMRSKLVNYSEYDGGEDIERLDAKIERELYPESSLRNHIKRKVAYHHAQLPPSVRISLEDIISAKKIDIVCATTTLAEGVNFPFATVLVESLVSKNYQITPRSLWNIAGRAGRFGVDSEGHCILFEPQSYEHKLQGFTLQNYLGTTLDSIPPVQSALGAALTELKEAIESGKIQESILESVKLGNIKIDGKNTALAKRIRGLVNLVRVSYTHASVAGLVKLNSDNATEISTSMLASNQMSLDVKVFADTFSLQQKKVIQTAFSSDAELMNIAARIGWSLEAQAELHEWLMSLDDWRLEKFGQIVVGGHIYKFDALSYLLGPVSKFMSEFEGDKLGGVTSFVSCIWVEGQPLTSIRDRQQNKNLGELVRMIYSKVQYLLPWALYGVAELLSYEAKRRRIKVQGGVRDLSVLAAEGVPNFNALQLVMGLGLERVDATRIAAAYGAPNTGKRQTTDVVGFFRGLEAKDLFRIVRGNDRRRIDPDIYGIWQKINGKT comes from the coding sequence ATGTTTGAAGCAGATGAACTCAGCCCTTGCATGGACGCAGAATGGTTTGTTTCTGGTTATTCTGAACTCCAGCGCAAAATACTGGATGAGAGGCTGGGGAAGCCTTACCTAAACAGCGACCAAGTCCTAGCGAAACGAAATCTTCTGCGATTTAGCCAAGCTGTTTTAGCCAGTGCCCCTGCATGGATCGATTCTAAGTCTGGATTGGAGCGAGCTTTATGTGTGGCTGCTGGTGATATCGAAGCAGGATTCGGAATTCAGTCAGCTAATACGTCCGATTCTGTAGCCCAAGGCAGACATTTTCTAAAGGCCGCTTTGTTATATGATATGGCTGGTCTGCCTGGTGCATCTGCGAAGGTCGCTAGGGACTCAGCTTTCGATAATCGTGTGCAAGACTTTTTCTTGCGACGTCGAGAAAGTTTTTGGGGGAGTTTAAAAGATGCTTCGGCTTCTCCATCTGTTCAGGATGAGATATTAATACCAGAGGTAGAAGTACCAGGTGATATTAATAGGCTGGTACACACAGCAATAGCAGAGGCGCTTTTCCAACAAGGTGAGAATCTCCAGTTTGGAAAAGAAAAATCTGATCAGGTTCACTCTGTTTTTCGCGAGCTTAGTAATCAGGCGGGTAGTTATCGACTAGATCTCGCTGGTGATGATTTCATCGCTATTTCTAAGGTGTTGGATCAAAGGCGTGAGTATTCTAGCCTAGCGATCTTAGAAAAATATTCAGGTTTAGATCGCTCTCAAATCAACGCATTAGGTGTGCCTCTTGAATTTTGGCCGGTTCAAAAACAAGCCATTGAAGAAGGTCTTCTAGCGGAGAATATTATTAGCTACGGCCTGGCTGCGCCGACTGGGACAGGTAAAACCTCGTTAGCTAAAGTTTTGATTGCGTCTGCCATTAAGTCACAGCCAAATAAGAAAGTTGTGTATATTTCTCCTAGTCGCGCTCTCGTTCATCAAGTTTCTAGAGATTTGGCGGATTCACTTGGGCGGGTAGGTATAAAAGTCAGAGAATTGGGAGCTCATCTAACAGTTCATGAGCAATTGTCTACGTCCGATGAATCTGAGGTGCAGGTTCTAGTATTTACTCCTGAAAGGGCCGATCTGCTACTTAGGGTGGACCAAGAGTTCGTAAAAAATATTGCACTTGTTTTGGTAGATGAGGCGCATCATATTGAGCAGGGGTCCAGAGGGATTCTATTAGAATTTTATTTGTGGCGGATTAGACAGCTAGTATCTACAGATGCAAGAGTCATTCAGCTCTCTGCAGTAGCCCCAAATATATCTGATTTAGTATCATGGCTTAGTGTTGGTGAGAACTCCTCGTCGGTAAAGGTGGATTGGAGAACCAACCGGCTAAGACTAGGAAGGTTCGAGTTCATATCTGGCGAGGGGGTTTTGAAATTCGAAGGTGTAGAGCCAACGCCTTTAGCAGTAACTGAGTGTGATGATCGCCTTAGTAGATTGGCTCGCTTGGCGATGAATCTTTCGACGTCAGGAATTGTCCTAGTCCTTTGTACAACTGTGAGATTGTGTGAAGATCTCGCTGAGCGTATTTTCCAAATGAGATCTAAACTCGTGAATTATAGCGAGTATGACGGCGGGGAAGATATAGAAAGATTAGATGCTAAGATCGAAAGAGAGTTATACCCGGAATCATCACTAAGAAATCATATAAAGAGGAAGGTGGCTTATCATCATGCTCAACTTCCGCCGAGTGTGCGTATATCTCTAGAAGATATAATATCTGCAAAAAAAATTGATATTGTATGTGCTACTACAACCTTGGCGGAGGGGGTTAATTTTCCCTTTGCAACCGTACTGGTAGAATCGCTAGTTTCAAAAAATTACCAGATCACTCCGCGCTCTCTTTGGAATATTGCGGGCCGAGCTGGGAGGTTTGGAGTTGACTCTGAAGGACACTGCATACTTTTTGAACCCCAGAGTTATGAGCATAAGCTGCAGGGATTTACGTTACAAAATTACCTCGGAACGACTCTGGATTCTATACCTCCAGTGCAGTCAGCTTTAGGAGCGGCTTTGACTGAGCTTAAAGAGGCTATTGAGTCGGGGAAGATTCAAGAGTCTATTTTAGAAAGTGTTAAGCTTGGTAATATAAAAATTGATGGTAAAAATACAGCTCTTGCTAAAAGGATTCGTGGTCTAGTAAACCTCGTACGTGTGAGCTATACGCATGCAAGCGTTGCAGGGCTTGTGAAGTTGAATTCTGATAATGCTACCGAAATATCCACAAGCATGCTTGCATCTAACCAGATGAGCTTGGATGTCAAGGTGTTTGCCGATACTTTTAGTCTGCAACAGAAGAAAGTTATACAAACCGCATTTTCTTCTGATGCTGAATTGATGAATATTGCAGCCCGTATCGGTTGGTCACTTGAAGCCCAAGCAGAGCTTCATGAGTGGCTAATGTCGCTCGATGATTGGCGTCTCGAAAAATTTGGTCAGATAGTAGTTGGTGGACATATTTATAAATTTGATGCTCTGAGCTACCTATTAGGGCCAGTGTCAAAATTCATGTCTGAATTTGAAGGGGATAAACTTGGCGGGGTTACGTCTTTTGTTTCTTGTATCTGGGTCGAGGGTCAGCCACTAACGTCAATACGAGATCGTCAGCAGAATAAAAATCTTGGCGAGCTAGTTCGTATGATTTATTCAAAAGTTCAATATTTGCTGCCGTGGGCGCTTTATGGCGTGGCAGAGTTGTTGTCCTATGAGGCGAAACGTCGAAGAATCAAGGTTCAAGGTGGTGTTAGGGATTTATCTGTGCTGGCCGCTGAAGGTGTTCCTAACTTTAATGCCTTACAACTTGTGATGGGGCTTGGCCTGGAGCGAGTGGATGCAACTAGAATTGCAGCGGCCTATGGCGCGCCTAATACGGGTAAGAGACAAACAACTGATGTAGTAGGTTTTTTTAGAGGTTTAGAGGCCAAAGATCTGTTCCGAATTGTGCGTGGTAACGACAGGCGGCGTATAGATCCGGATATTTACGGTATATGGCAAAAAATTAACGGAAAAACGTAG
- a CDS encoding Hachiman antiphage defense system protein HamA: MEITDNKESVLPLDLNLYVDGTVDIESSCLTIQKVRAGRRTFLKSDYNGRKLSRYIGGKLPYHYRSPEKIGEDFGAEHDALEMVWSLFAQAPTTPKFQNSHCGEILSSIYLEEVLGYRKLYSKLTLTSSENTNVHKMDGFFVKTDGVEFEYLLVEAKSSILPTDKTKFSGHRHGILKQMLESIDGYGKEDERFDFAKIRDNLSASFSEKEARQIKKDLIPPGPMKCSFLGVAVVNSSTVHCADDDFIVSSVIAYPFEFSAIVVDDLAALARESYHYGKTVMDAIAGN, encoded by the coding sequence GTGGAAATTACTGACAACAAGGAGAGTGTTTTGCCACTTGATCTAAATCTGTATGTCGATGGTACCGTTGATATCGAATCCTCGTGCTTGACTATACAAAAGGTAAGAGCGGGGCGGCGTACATTTTTAAAATCGGACTACAATGGTAGAAAACTTTCAAGGTATATAGGTGGTAAATTACCCTATCACTACCGTTCCCCAGAAAAAATTGGCGAAGATTTCGGCGCAGAGCATGACGCCTTGGAAATGGTATGGTCGCTGTTCGCACAAGCCCCTACTACACCAAAATTTCAAAATAGTCATTGTGGAGAGATATTGTCATCTATATACCTAGAGGAAGTTCTTGGGTATAGAAAACTATATAGTAAGCTTACTTTGACATCATCTGAAAATACTAATGTTCATAAAATGGACGGTTTTTTTGTCAAAACAGATGGTGTTGAGTTTGAATATTTGTTAGTGGAGGCAAAAAGTAGCATACTCCCAACTGATAAAACCAAATTCTCAGGGCATAGGCACGGCATTCTCAAGCAAATGCTGGAGTCGATAGATGGATACGGCAAGGAAGATGAGCGGTTTGATTTTGCTAAAATCAGAGATAATTTGTCTGCATCGTTTTCCGAAAAAGAAGCCCGTCAAATAAAGAAAGACTTAATTCCCCCTGGGCCTATGAAGTGCTCTTTTCTTGGTGTCGCGGTGGTCAACTCATCGACAGTGCATTGTGCGGATGATGACTTTATTGTGAGTTCAGTAATTGCATATCCGTTTGAGTTTTCAGCAATCGTTGTAGATGATCTGGCTGCGCTTGCTCGTGAGTCGTATCATTATGGAAAGACCGTCATGGACGCAATAGCGGGAAATTAA
- a CDS encoding type II toxin-antitoxin system RnlB family antitoxin, giving the protein MKNVFWIEGHPSGSNEISALVLAADIESPFEHLHDVEKKLTESNIRGLVVFDLLVSHGNNRNRFFSAFFNGRTFIDKDFKSEQNSYSIYSQLSAPHLKTHAKEINHTLLSTAMKYAIREGIPL; this is encoded by the coding sequence ATGAAAAATGTTTTCTGGATCGAAGGTCACCCAAGTGGTAGTAATGAGATATCGGCGCTTGTCCTTGCCGCTGATATAGAGAGCCCATTTGAGCACTTACATGATGTCGAAAAAAAGCTGACCGAATCAAATATTCGTGGATTAGTTGTATTCGACCTTCTCGTCAGCCATGGCAATAATAGAAATAGGTTTTTTTCTGCATTTTTCAATGGCAGAACATTCATTGATAAAGATTTTAAGTCCGAGCAAAATTCCTACTCCATCTACTCCCAGCTTTCAGCGCCACACTTAAAGACCCACGCAAAAGAAATAAACCACACGCTATTATCAACTGCTATGAAATATGCGATAAGAGAAGGAATCCCGCTCTAA
- a CDS encoding TraK family protein: MKPLTLRIAERVIQRADPTSPLAHRAVMVIHRSDIQDAVQQGCSLLSIWKTLSEEGAVNFGYQAFRRYARVLTIADSKQR, translated from the coding sequence ATGAAACCACTGACTCTCAGAATCGCAGAGCGTGTGATTCAACGCGCTGACCCAACAAGTCCATTGGCTCACCGCGCAGTTATGGTCATCCATCGATCCGATATACAAGATGCAGTTCAACAAGGTTGCTCACTGCTGAGCATTTGGAAAACACTCAGCGAAGAGGGTGCTGTCAATTTCGGCTACCAGGCATTTCGACGCTATGCTCGTGTTCTCACCATAGCCGATAGCAAACAGCGCTAA